One genomic window of Acidobacteriota bacterium includes the following:
- a CDS encoding beta-lactamase family protein, giving the protein MTTSAQVYPEKIDALFSQFSHQREPGCAVLVIKDGKPVFRKGYGVTDLRTMHAIGSETNFRLASLTKQFTAMAIMLLVHDGKLKYEDHLTDVFPDFPAYGKSITIREMLNHTSGLKDYEDLMGKLFDGAEGNTLQMKDAGVYDLLKSQTATKFPPGTHWDYSNSGYVLLGIVVEKKSGMSFGDFLRSRIFDPLDMSHTVAYERDINEVTNRAYGHTRTDGKWRETDQSSTSATLGDGGIYTSLNDLEKWDRALTRHTLLTEKEMAPALAPPKTASGGPLPMTNGGAAPLYGFGWFLDPYEGHRRYTHYGETVGFRTAIQRYPDDRLTVVVLCNRSETDAPALAESTAKLNLNAK; this is encoded by the coding sequence GGGAAGCCGGTATTCCGCAAGGGTTACGGCGTCACTGATCTTCGAACCATGCATGCGATTGGCTCGGAGACTAATTTCAGGTTGGCGTCATTGACCAAGCAGTTCACTGCGATGGCCATCATGTTGCTCGTTCACGATGGCAAATTGAAATACGAGGACCATCTCACGGATGTGTTTCCCGACTTCCCTGCCTATGGCAAGTCGATCACGATTCGGGAAATGCTGAACCACACTTCGGGGCTCAAAGATTACGAAGACCTGATGGGAAAGCTTTTTGATGGCGCCGAGGGCAACACTCTGCAGATGAAAGACGCAGGTGTATACGACCTGTTGAAAAGTCAAACCGCCACCAAATTTCCTCCGGGCACGCATTGGGACTACAGCAACTCCGGGTACGTCTTGCTGGGGATCGTGGTGGAGAAGAAGTCGGGAATGAGCTTTGGCGATTTTCTTCGCTCTCGAATTTTCGATCCGCTCGACATGAGCCACACTGTGGCCTATGAGAGAGACATCAACGAAGTAACAAATCGGGCATACGGCCACACGCGAACGGACGGCAAATGGCGTGAGACGGACCAGAGTTCGACGTCGGCCACGCTTGGGGACGGCGGTATCTACACCTCGCTCAACGACCTCGAAAAGTGGGATCGCGCGCTGACCCGGCACACCCTGCTGACGGAAAAAGAAATGGCACCCGCGCTGGCTCCCCCAAAGACCGCGAGTGGTGGCCCGTTGCCCATGACCAACGGCGGGGCTGCTCCACTGTACGGCTTCGGGTGGTTTCTGGACCCGTACGAGGGACATCGCCGCTATACGCACTATGGCGAGACGGTCGGGTTCCGGACGGCGATTCAGCGCTACCCCGATGATCGCTTGACGGTAGTCGTGCTCTGCAATCGGTCGGAGACGGATGCGCCAGCGCTCGCGGAAAGCACGGCGAAACTGAATTTGAACGCTAAGTAG
- a CDS encoding DEAD/DEAH box helicase: protein MSAFTELPLSAALQQKLAAGQFVTLTPIQEKAIPPALEGKDVIGTAQTGTGKTLAFLIPIIEMLDREPTRQALSLVLLPTRELAMQVYEQYEQLRSKAMPKASLVIGGVSEKAQIQALRAGSPLVIATPGRLQDFINRKLVDLRNVKLLVLDEADRMLDMGFLPAIRRIVTVLPIRRQTLCFSATLEASVASLVNDYMRSPVRVALGSVLKPAESVQLQAFEVRPGEKLDLLRQLLYAEKGQTLVFTRTKRGAQRLAKELERDGFSCALIHGDRTQSQRNGALSGFQEGRYQILVATDIASRGLHVDDVAHVVNYDLPKMAEDFIHRVGRTGRAGSEGRASSLVTGVEVLELRQIERTLGLRIERKQKDAAGKDLPKRVVQNTLASRTLSALPGEVFV, encoded by the coding sequence ATGAGTGCATTTACAGAACTGCCCCTTTCGGCTGCATTGCAGCAGAAGCTGGCGGCAGGTCAATTTGTAACCTTAACCCCTATCCAGGAAAAGGCGATTCCGCCGGCACTGGAAGGCAAAGACGTCATCGGCACGGCCCAGACGGGAACCGGCAAGACGCTGGCGTTCCTGATTCCGATTATCGAGATGCTGGATCGTGAACCAACTCGCCAGGCACTGTCGCTGGTGCTGTTGCCGACCCGCGAACTCGCCATGCAGGTGTACGAGCAGTACGAACAGTTGCGTAGCAAGGCGATGCCAAAAGCGTCGCTCGTGATTGGCGGCGTATCCGAGAAGGCACAGATCCAGGCGCTACGCGCTGGATCTCCTCTAGTCATCGCGACTCCCGGACGCCTGCAGGACTTTATCAATCGCAAACTCGTCGATCTCCGCAACGTGAAGTTGCTGGTGCTGGACGAAGCCGACCGCATGCTGGACATGGGCTTCCTGCCTGCGATCCGGCGCATCGTGACCGTGCTCCCCATCCGGCGGCAGACCCTTTGTTTCTCAGCCACGCTGGAAGCATCGGTCGCCTCGCTGGTCAATGACTACATGAGGAGCCCTGTGCGAGTCGCACTCGGGTCGGTGTTGAAACCGGCAGAGAGCGTACAGTTGCAGGCTTTTGAAGTGCGGCCGGGAGAAAAACTCGACCTGCTCCGCCAGCTACTCTATGCGGAAAAGGGACAGACCCTGGTCTTCACGCGTACCAAGCGCGGCGCACAGCGCCTCGCCAAGGAATTGGAGCGCGATGGATTCTCGTGCGCCCTGATTCACGGCGACCGCACGCAATCTCAACGAAATGGAGCGCTCAGCGGATTTCAGGAAGGGCGCTATCAGATCCTGGTTGCAACTGACATTGCATCGCGTGGTCTGCACGTGGACGACGTCGCTCATGTGGTGAACTACGATTTGCCGAAGATGGCAGAGGATTTCATCCACCGCGTGGGCCGTACTGGACGCGCAGGATCAGAAGGCCGAGCTTCTTCGCTGGTCACCGGCGTCGAAGTATTGGAACTGCGTCAGATCGAACGCACATTGGGATTGCGCATCGAACGTAAGCAAAAAGATGCCGCTGGAAAAGATCTCCCCAAGCGCGTCGTGCAGAACACTTTGGCTTCCCGCACGCTGTCCGCGTTGCCGGGCGAAGTGTTCGTCTAG
- a CDS encoding RNA-binding protein, whose product MKNLYVGNLPHSTTESDLRTVFEAHGAVDKISIVTDRETGRSRGFAFVEMTNAGEADKAIAALDGKELGGRALKINEAKPKTDRPKGGGGGGGRHFGGGGGRDDYQGHARQPREPRW is encoded by the coding sequence ATGAAGAATCTCTACGTTGGAAATCTGCCGCACAGCACGACCGAATCTGACTTGCGCACAGTGTTCGAGGCGCACGGTGCCGTCGACAAGATCAGCATCGTGACCGACCGTGAAACCGGCCGTTCGCGGGGCTTCGCTTTTGTGGAAATGACGAACGCCGGGGAAGCCGATAAGGCGATCGCCGCGCTCGACGGTAAGGAACTCGGAGGCCGTGCCTTGAAGATCAACGAGGCGAAGCCGAAGACGGATCGGCCCAAGGGTGGCGGCGGTGGTGGTGGCCGGCATTTCGGTGGTGGCGGAGGCCGCGACGATTATCAAGGCCATGCGCGTCAGCCTCGCGAGCCGCGCTGGTAG
- a CDS encoding HNH endonuclease — MGGGRGLIPGALLASGMHQPDDGHALHQPVLVLNASYEPINVCAARRAIVLVLKGVAMTEEENGHFLHAARLAVRLPSVIRLLEYRRIPHQSRALSRKNILLRDRNTCQYCSTALPSGELTLDHVIPRSRGGLSTWENLVACCHPCNRRKGNQLPHEANMRPTREPRSFNLHTSRHIMRLMGHSDDKWRKYLFY; from the coding sequence ATGGGAGGGGGCCGCGGGCTTATCCCTGGAGCTCTGCTTGCTTCGGGAATGCATCAGCCCGACGATGGCCACGCCCTGCATCAACCGGTGCTGGTGTTGAACGCTTCCTACGAGCCCATCAACGTTTGTGCCGCCAGACGCGCCATTGTCCTGGTGTTGAAGGGCGTTGCCATGACCGAGGAAGAGAACGGGCACTTCCTGCATGCCGCGCGCCTGGCCGTGCGACTGCCGTCCGTGATTCGCCTGCTGGAGTATCGTCGGATTCCGCACCAGTCACGGGCGTTGTCGCGGAAGAACATTCTGTTGCGCGATCGCAATACCTGCCAGTATTGCAGCACGGCGCTGCCCTCCGGGGAACTCACCCTTGACCACGTGATTCCGCGTTCGCGCGGAGGCCTTTCTACCTGGGAAAACCTGGTCGCTTGCTGCCACCCCTGCAATCGCCGCAAGGGGAATCAGCTTCCGCACGAAGCCAACATGCGGCCCACGCGCGAGCCTCGTTCTTTCAATCTCCACACCAGTCGCCACATCATGCGGCTCATGGGCCACTCCGACGACAAGTGGCGGAAGTATTTGTTCTACTAG
- a CDS encoding ComF family protein gives MHPPFEKAAAYGSYDGGLRDLIHLLKFQQVRPAAAVLGRMLAETITGLDPIFPAGQILVVPVPLHASKHSQRGFNQSELIARAALKQLRRPERFQISARALVRRRETASQIGLTRHQRRENLRGAFGVVDPERIMTRNVLLVDDVYTTGTTVSECARVLRRAGASRVYVATVARTLKIHEIFAVPETEEGTAVSMAAAANG, from the coding sequence TTGCATCCGCCGTTTGAGAAAGCAGCGGCCTACGGGAGCTATGACGGTGGGCTGCGTGACCTAATCCACTTGCTGAAGTTTCAGCAGGTTCGTCCGGCCGCGGCGGTGCTGGGACGGATGCTGGCCGAGACGATTACCGGCCTCGACCCCATTTTTCCAGCAGGGCAGATTCTGGTGGTGCCGGTTCCACTCCACGCGAGCAAGCACAGCCAACGTGGATTCAATCAGTCGGAGCTGATCGCCCGCGCAGCATTGAAACAGCTGCGCCGTCCTGAGCGTTTCCAGATTTCTGCTCGTGCGCTCGTGCGGCGCCGGGAAACCGCATCCCAGATCGGCCTGACAAGGCATCAAAGAAGAGAGAATTTGCGTGGCGCCTTTGGAGTCGTCGATCCCGAGCGAATCATGACACGCAATGTCTTATTAGTGGACGATGTGTACACGACCGGGACTACCGTTTCGGAATGTGCCCGGGTCTTGCGCAGGGCAGGAGCCAGTCGTGTCTATGTCGCGACCGTCGCACGCACGCTGAAGATCCATGAAATATTTGCAGTACCGGAAACGGAAGAAGGAACTGCTGTCAGCATGGCTGCTGCGGCGAATGGCTAG
- a CDS encoding oligopeptide transporter, OPT family, with translation MKELTFRAVFLGLILTVVLGAANAYLGLRAGITIAATYPAAVIAMAVLRAWKGSLLEENIARTAGSIGEGIAAGAIFTIPAFLIAKAWPSFRPQDAYWKSTALIMVGSVLGVLFISLVRRTMVEDPELPFPESVAAAEIHKAGQRGAEAAKYLFWNIGVGGVVYMLGKFGLFASDKDFHFPIGNLGHSQLRLGPAGSTNLVATGATTMFPAASVSPAYLGVGYIIGLRLASIQFAGGVLAWGLMVPVLVYFLGPQLRGYLPADTPENWAGMVLAVWRFIVRPIAVGGMLVGAAYTLFKMRKSLTAGLGKAFADLKQTSADRAKLSRTEQYMSSKVVLGLIALMFVLMCLLYINISHLRGPAVLAAGVMIVVGFFFATVSGNLVGFIGSSNNPISGLTLSTLLIAALLMVSLGVSGVEGVAVVLGVAAVVCVSSAVAGELLQDFKVGYILGGTPRKIQIAELIAVVVASLVMYWPLYLLNAANIQAGGIGFGDRQLPAVQSGLMATLAQGIVGGDMPWALVVVGIFFGLAMIMMQVKSPMLVAVGMYLPFETTFAIFLGGVFRAIGDWLGERRGHNAAQKIRAENAGVLTASGLIAGEAILGLVWAGLQFAPEWARPQIFSQPSYLAGVVVMVGLAGLMIRIPLSSAGDPNEPAPPSGMM, from the coding sequence ATGAAGGAATTAACCTTCCGCGCCGTGTTTCTCGGCTTGATCCTGACCGTGGTTCTGGGAGCGGCAAACGCCTACCTGGGATTGCGGGCAGGCATCACGATCGCCGCCACGTATCCAGCCGCCGTGATCGCCATGGCAGTGTTGCGAGCCTGGAAAGGGTCGCTGCTGGAAGAGAACATTGCTCGAACAGCGGGATCGATCGGTGAGGGAATTGCGGCGGGAGCCATTTTCACGATCCCTGCGTTTCTGATCGCGAAGGCGTGGCCGTCATTTCGCCCGCAGGATGCCTACTGGAAGTCAACCGCACTGATCATGGTGGGCAGCGTTCTCGGCGTCTTGTTCATTTCACTGGTACGCCGCACGATGGTCGAAGATCCGGAGCTTCCCTTCCCGGAATCGGTGGCGGCGGCCGAAATTCACAAAGCAGGACAACGTGGCGCCGAAGCGGCGAAATATCTTTTCTGGAACATTGGCGTGGGCGGCGTTGTTTACATGCTGGGCAAATTTGGCCTGTTCGCCTCCGACAAAGATTTTCATTTCCCGATTGGCAATCTGGGACACTCCCAACTTCGACTTGGACCGGCAGGTAGTACCAACCTGGTAGCCACGGGCGCAACCACGATGTTCCCCGCGGCGAGCGTAAGCCCTGCATATTTGGGCGTGGGATACATCATCGGACTGCGACTGGCTTCGATCCAGTTTGCGGGTGGCGTGCTGGCGTGGGGCCTGATGGTTCCCGTGCTTGTCTATTTCCTTGGGCCACAACTGCGAGGATATTTGCCAGCCGATACTCCAGAGAACTGGGCCGGAATGGTGCTGGCCGTGTGGCGATTCATCGTGCGGCCGATTGCCGTCGGAGGAATGCTGGTCGGAGCCGCCTACACGCTTTTCAAGATGCGGAAGAGCCTGACCGCCGGACTGGGCAAGGCGTTTGCCGATTTGAAGCAGACGTCGGCCGACCGAGCCAAGTTGTCGCGGACCGAGCAGTACATGAGTTCCAAGGTCGTCCTCGGATTGATTGCACTCATGTTCGTGCTGATGTGCCTTCTGTATATCAACATTTCGCATTTGCGCGGCCCGGCCGTTTTGGCGGCCGGAGTCATGATCGTGGTTGGCTTTTTCTTCGCTACTGTGTCCGGAAACCTGGTTGGGTTTATCGGATCGTCGAACAATCCGATCTCGGGACTGACACTCTCTACTTTGCTGATTGCCGCGCTCCTGATGGTCTCCTTGGGAGTCTCGGGAGTAGAGGGCGTAGCCGTAGTCCTCGGCGTTGCTGCGGTGGTTTGCGTTTCCTCGGCGGTCGCAGGCGAGTTGCTGCAGGATTTCAAGGTTGGATACATCCTTGGCGGTACCCCTCGCAAGATTCAAATCGCGGAATTGATCGCGGTCGTCGTCGCCAGCCTGGTAATGTACTGGCCGCTATACCTTCTGAACGCGGCCAACATCCAGGCCGGTGGAATCGGCTTTGGCGACCGCCAGTTACCGGCGGTGCAGTCCGGCCTGATGGCCACGCTTGCGCAAGGCATTGTCGGCGGCGATATGCCGTGGGCGCTGGTGGTGGTCGGAATCTTCTTCGGACTTGCCATGATCATGATGCAGGTCAAGAGTCCGATGCTGGTTGCAGTCGGAATGTATCTCCCCTTTGAAACAACGTTTGCCATCTTCCTCGGCGGAGTGTTTCGCGCCATCGGCGACTGGCTGGGAGAACGACGGGGCCACAATGCGGCGCAGAAAATACGCGCAGAAAATGCAGGTGTGCTGACCGCCTCCGGCTTAATTGCAGGCGAAGCAATTCTGGGATTGGTTTGGGCCGGCCTGCAATTTGCCCCGGAGTGGGCTCGACCTCAGATCTTCAGTCAACCATCGTACCTGGCGGGCGTCGTCGTCATGGTTGGCCTCGCCGGGCTAATGATTAGGATTCCGCTTTCGAGCGCCGGCGATCCGAACGAACCCGCCCCGCCGAGCGGAATGATGTAA
- a CDS encoding YggS family pyridoxal phosphate-dependent enzyme yields MSIAANVALVRERIDAAARRANRNPDEITLMGVSKTFPVERIREAYAAGLRVFGENRVQEFSDKVGALRDLTDAEWHLIGHLQSNKAAKAVELFGAVDSVDSIKLAERLNTFAENAGKTLPILIEVNVGGEEAKTGLAPASPEFEQILLAAPRWQYLRVRGLMTVPPYADDPESARPFFRQLRAIRDQIAARRLPAVEMNTLSMGMSHDFEVAIEEGSTCVRVGTAIFGTREEA; encoded by the coding sequence ATGTCCATCGCTGCAAACGTGGCACTCGTGCGTGAACGAATTGACGCTGCGGCTCGTCGGGCCAATCGCAATCCGGACGAAATCACGTTGATGGGCGTCAGCAAGACCTTCCCTGTAGAACGAATCCGCGAGGCCTATGCGGCTGGGCTGCGGGTGTTCGGTGAGAATCGCGTACAGGAATTTTCCGACAAGGTCGGTGCTTTGCGCGATTTGACGGACGCGGAGTGGCACCTGATTGGACATCTGCAGAGCAACAAAGCGGCCAAGGCAGTGGAACTCTTTGGCGCAGTAGATTCAGTTGACTCCATCAAACTCGCCGAACGGCTCAACACATTCGCGGAAAATGCGGGCAAGACGCTGCCGATTCTGATTGAGGTCAATGTCGGCGGCGAGGAAGCGAAAACTGGCCTCGCTCCTGCCTCGCCAGAGTTCGAGCAGATATTACTCGCAGCGCCGCGATGGCAGTACTTACGCGTTCGCGGGTTGATGACGGTTCCTCCGTATGCGGATGATCCGGAATCAGCTCGGCCGTTCTTTCGTCAATTGCGAGCGATTCGAGACCAGATCGCTGCGCGCAGATTGCCGGCAGTAGAAATGAATACGCTGTCCATGGGGATGTCTCACGATTTCGAGGTTGCGATTGAAGAGGGATCAACCTGCGTGCGGGTGGGTACGGCGATCTTCGGGACCAGAGAAGAAGCTTAA
- a CDS encoding YggU family protein, which produces MAAFTSTHDGVTFAVKVHPRAKKNAITGQVGEALKVSLTAPPVDGKANDACIDFFAKLLKVPRSSVTIAAGQTSRNKVIRVVGLTAQQVRECIGV; this is translated from the coding sequence ATGGCAGCGTTCACGAGCACTCACGATGGAGTCACGTTCGCGGTCAAAGTTCATCCTCGCGCGAAGAAGAACGCCATCACGGGCCAAGTCGGCGAGGCCCTCAAAGTGTCCCTTACCGCTCCTCCCGTCGACGGCAAAGCCAATGACGCCTGCATCGATTTCTTTGCAAAACTTTTGAAGGTACCGCGTTCGTCCGTTACTATTGCTGCCGGCCAGACCAGCCGGAATAAAGTGATCCGGGTGGTGGGGCTGACCGCGCAACAAGTGCGGGAGTGTATCGGCGTTTAA
- a CDS encoding MFS transporter codes for MTFAERLEEIRTGFERPFWIANITEIFERLSYYGAFASLALYLQGKLNFSTEQTGTLTGLFGGMVWFMAMFGGAAADRLGFRRALSLAYLLLAVAYFLIGSIAAPWLAPIRNAVPLGLFVGVILVLPALGVALVKPCVVGTTARASKENVRSIGYSIYYTMVNIGGALGPLYANWAHQHLGVENVYRVAAVSVFAMFFVVILFFREPRKASDAPPPSIVTVARNFCVVVGNAWLVLPALGVLLLLRVSMFFLPYAIPWWVWLALLGIVLAGASKFLWFLLLFTGYWVVFWQQYISLPGYIQNYVDPKAPVELVLVTDGLTVICLTLLLNYLTRKISAFPAVILGTVITSVSWLILAVRPTVWGAVLVLFVLALGEIIQAPRYYEYISRLAPPGQQGTYMGFAFLPIGIGSIIGGWFGGTVVHRFGEVAHQPQMIWWSVTAVGLVTAAALWIYDKIVKTAAPAVSAT; via the coding sequence GTGACTTTTGCGGAACGGTTAGAGGAAATTCGGACTGGCTTCGAGCGTCCCTTCTGGATCGCGAATATCACAGAGATCTTCGAACGGCTTTCCTACTACGGCGCGTTCGCGTCACTGGCGTTGTACCTGCAGGGGAAACTGAATTTCTCTACCGAGCAAACCGGGACACTGACTGGCTTGTTTGGTGGCATGGTCTGGTTCATGGCCATGTTCGGAGGAGCCGCGGCAGACCGCCTCGGTTTCCGCCGCGCGCTCTCGCTCGCTTACCTGTTGTTGGCGGTCGCGTATTTTCTGATCGGCTCGATCGCTGCGCCATGGCTGGCGCCGATCCGCAACGCTGTCCCGCTGGGCCTCTTCGTCGGAGTCATTCTCGTGTTGCCGGCATTGGGCGTCGCGCTGGTCAAACCGTGCGTGGTCGGCACCACAGCACGCGCCTCCAAGGAGAATGTCCGCTCCATCGGTTATTCCATCTACTACACCATGGTGAACATCGGCGGCGCACTCGGACCGCTGTATGCCAACTGGGCGCACCAGCATCTCGGAGTTGAGAATGTGTACCGCGTGGCGGCGGTCAGTGTTTTCGCCATGTTTTTTGTCGTGATCCTTTTCTTCCGGGAACCGCGCAAAGCCAGCGACGCCCCTCCACCTTCGATCGTCACCGTGGCGCGGAATTTCTGTGTTGTGGTCGGGAATGCCTGGCTCGTTCTCCCTGCACTTGGAGTCCTGCTACTGCTACGGGTTTCGATGTTCTTCCTGCCTTATGCAATTCCGTGGTGGGTATGGCTCGCCCTGCTTGGGATCGTGCTCGCGGGCGCCAGCAAGTTCCTCTGGTTCCTTCTGCTCTTCACCGGTTATTGGGTTGTCTTCTGGCAGCAGTACATCAGTTTGCCGGGGTACATCCAGAACTACGTCGATCCGAAGGCGCCGGTTGAACTGGTGCTGGTCACCGATGGACTCACGGTAATTTGCCTGACACTCCTGCTGAATTACCTGACGCGCAAGATCTCGGCGTTTCCAGCGGTGATCCTGGGCACGGTGATCACATCGGTTTCATGGCTGATTCTCGCGGTGCGGCCAACGGTATGGGGCGCGGTGCTCGTACTCTTCGTGTTGGCCCTCGGCGAAATCATTCAAGCGCCGCGTTACTACGAATATATTTCCCGCCTTGCCCCGCCCGGACAGCAGGGCACCTACATGGGATTCGCCTTCCTTCCCATCGGCATTGGATCGATCATCGGCGGGTGGTTTGGCGGAACGGTCGTCCATCGCTTTGGAGAAGTCGCACATCAGCCGCAGATGATCTGGTGGAGCGTGACGGCGGTAGGCCTGGTCACGGCAGCAGCGCTATGGATTTACGACAAAATTGTTAAGACCGCCGCACCCGCCGTATCGGCAACGTAG
- a CDS encoding DNA alkylation repair protein, protein MAKRKLAPEYIAAHIRRVLKDGGSAPHSEEVQWFFKEEVKSRGWYTAELRKVAVRFRRAMVRERGLEFVVRVADKLFSGSYLEEKVFAVFLLEKQTHLFGEEEFKLFTSWLDRVSSWADHDALAHYLLAPMVYAKPARCREVFRWAKSKNRWRRRAACVALILRPEQKKFFAEIVRLSEQLLQDQDDMVQKGLGWLLREMAKADPTRTVPYLMTIRSRAPRLVLRTACETLTPAERRRVLK, encoded by the coding sequence ATGGCCAAGCGCAAACTCGCTCCCGAGTACATTGCTGCGCACATCCGCAGAGTATTGAAGGATGGCGGATCCGCTCCCCACTCCGAAGAAGTGCAGTGGTTTTTCAAAGAAGAAGTGAAATCGCGCGGGTGGTATACCGCCGAACTCCGCAAAGTCGCGGTTCGCTTCCGGCGCGCTATGGTTCGAGAACGAGGCCTGGAATTCGTCGTACGTGTCGCGGACAAGCTCTTCTCCGGGAGCTATCTGGAAGAAAAAGTTTTTGCGGTTTTTCTACTCGAGAAGCAGACGCATCTTTTCGGAGAAGAAGAATTCAAGCTTTTTACTTCGTGGCTGGACCGCGTAAGTAGTTGGGCGGATCACGATGCGCTGGCCCACTATCTGCTCGCTCCCATGGTCTATGCCAAACCTGCGCGTTGCCGGGAAGTTTTTCGCTGGGCGAAATCAAAGAACCGCTGGCGCCGTCGTGCGGCATGCGTGGCGTTGATCTTGCGTCCGGAACAAAAGAAGTTTTTTGCCGAAATCGTGCGTCTCTCGGAGCAGTTGTTGCAGGATCAAGACGACATGGTGCAGAAGGGATTGGGATGGCTTCTCCGCGAGATGGCCAAGGCCGATCCTACGCGGACTGTACCTTACCTGATGACGATTCGCAGCCGCGCTCCGCGGCTCGTGCTACGGACGGCCTGCGAAACGCTCACTCCCGCCGAGCGGCGGCGAGTGTTGAAGTAG
- a CDS encoding UBP-type zinc finger domain-containing protein has translation MATACTHLGEIHKVKPSGKGCKECLEMGDTWVHLRLCLSCGHVGCCDSSKNKHATAHYRHEKHPIVKSFEPGEDWRWCYADEVFLD, from the coding sequence ATGGCGACTGCATGTACTCACCTCGGCGAAATTCACAAAGTGAAACCCAGCGGCAAGGGCTGCAAAGAGTGTCTGGAGATGGGCGACACCTGGGTGCATCTGCGACTCTGCCTGTCGTGCGGACATGTCGGCTGTTGCGATTCGTCCAAGAACAAGCACGCCACCGCGCATTATCGACATGAGAAGCACCCGATTGTGAAGTCGTTTGAGCCGGGTGAAGACTGGCGATGGTGCTATGCCGATGAAGTTTTTCTGGATTGA